A stretch of Geomonas oryzisoli DNA encodes these proteins:
- a CDS encoding glycosyltransferase family 2 protein: MSVYVVLVNYNGWRDTVECLGSLFRSDYSGFRVVVCDNGSQDGSLDHIEAWARDADCLGAAGTSRLVRYRRGEAESGGQRDERAPLVLVDCGGNLGFAGGNNVGLRYALSRGDLDYAWLLNNDTVVAPDAMRRMVSRLEEHGGSGLCGSTLLHYGERDRVQALGGGWYCKWLGLAWHLGRLGRWPAHADRDRVERRMSYPVGASLMASRDFIETVGLLCEDYFLFFEELDWVLRANGRFPLSWAPESLVYHKVGASVGTSSNPARKSAACDYWNVRNRIFFTRRFFPWALPTVYLALLCTLVTRLLLGRWDRAAMILRLLLGREGGIQ; this comes from the coding sequence ATGAGCGTCTACGTCGTCCTGGTGAACTACAACGGCTGGCGGGACACCGTGGAGTGTCTTGGCAGCCTTTTCCGCTCCGATTATTCCGGATTCCGGGTGGTGGTCTGTGACAACGGCTCTCAGGACGGCTCCCTGGACCACATCGAGGCGTGGGCACGGGACGCGGACTGCCTCGGCGCGGCGGGAACGTCCCGCCTGGTCCGCTACCGCCGCGGCGAGGCGGAATCGGGCGGGCAGCGAGACGAGCGTGCTCCCCTGGTCCTCGTCGACTGTGGCGGGAACCTCGGCTTTGCCGGCGGCAACAACGTCGGCTTGCGCTACGCCCTTTCCCGCGGCGACCTCGACTACGCCTGGCTGCTCAACAACGATACGGTGGTGGCTCCGGATGCCATGCGCCGCATGGTGAGCAGGCTCGAGGAGCACGGTGGGAGCGGCCTGTGCGGCTCGACGCTTCTGCACTACGGGGAACGAGACCGCGTGCAGGCCCTGGGGGGCGGCTGGTACTGCAAGTGGCTCGGTCTCGCCTGGCACCTGGGCCGGCTCGGGCGCTGGCCCGCGCACGCCGACCGCGACCGCGTGGAGCGGCGCATGAGCTACCCGGTGGGGGCGTCGCTCATGGCGAGCCGTGACTTCATCGAGACGGTGGGGCTTCTGTGCGAGGATTACTTCCTCTTTTTCGAGGAGCTCGACTGGGTGCTGCGCGCGAACGGTCGCTTCCCGCTCTCTTGGGCGCCGGAAAGCCTGGTGTACCACAAGGTGGGTGCGAGCGTCGGGACGAGCAGCAATCCGGCCCGCAAGAGCGCTGCCTGCGACTACTGGAACGTGAGAAACCGGATCTTCTTCACACGGCGCTTCTTCCCGTGGGCGCTGCCGACGGTATACCTGGCACTGTTATGCACCCTGGTGACCCGGCTGCTGCTCGGGAGGTGGGACCGGGCGGCGATGATACTGCGCCTGCTTTTGGGGCGTGAAGGGGGGATACAGTGA
- a CDS encoding class I SAM-dependent methyltransferase, giving the protein MSGTKEKAINLLRRTLPVWEWFLAPFTLLGALLFALIRRGGIERLPLTRRILLQVGVFPISRHYYEPQFDHRAMRRPLDAERPLPGIDWNEAEQIELLGRFHYADELLQFPERPRDGRIEFHYDNAMFPPGDAEILYSMVRHFRPGSVIEIGSGNSTLMVVNALQKNAEEEQGYRCRHICIEPYEMPWLEQTGVTVLRERVESVDRELFATLQAGDILFIDSSHMIRPQGDVLAIYLEILPLLRPGVLVHIHDIFSPQDYPREWVVDEVKFWNEQYLLEAFLTMNREFRVVAGLSYLKLNHYDLLCACCPVFARQGGGPGSMWLRREQARP; this is encoded by the coding sequence GTGAGCGGCACCAAGGAAAAGGCCATCAACCTGTTGCGCCGCACGCTCCCCGTGTGGGAATGGTTCCTCGCTCCCTTTACCCTTTTGGGCGCGCTTTTGTTCGCGTTGATCAGGAGGGGAGGCATCGAGCGTCTGCCGCTTACCCGCAGGATCCTCCTCCAGGTCGGGGTGTTCCCTATCTCGCGCCACTACTACGAGCCGCAGTTCGACCATCGGGCTATGCGCCGTCCGCTGGATGCCGAGCGTCCGCTCCCCGGCATCGATTGGAACGAAGCCGAGCAGATCGAGCTTTTGGGCCGTTTCCATTACGCCGACGAACTGTTGCAGTTCCCCGAAAGGCCCCGGGACGGGCGTATCGAGTTCCACTACGACAACGCCATGTTCCCACCCGGCGACGCCGAGATCCTCTACTCGATGGTCCGTCATTTCCGCCCCGGGAGCGTCATCGAAATAGGAAGCGGCAACTCCACCCTCATGGTGGTGAACGCGCTCCAAAAGAACGCCGAGGAGGAGCAAGGGTACCGCTGCCGGCACATCTGCATCGAGCCGTACGAGATGCCTTGGCTCGAGCAGACCGGCGTCACCGTGCTGCGCGAGCGGGTGGAGAGCGTGGACCGCGAACTGTTCGCGACACTGCAGGCGGGGGACATCCTCTTCATCGACTCGTCGCACATGATCAGGCCGCAGGGGGACGTGCTCGCCATCTACCTGGAGATCCTCCCCCTGCTGCGTCCCGGCGTCCTGGTGCACATTCACGACATCTTCTCGCCGCAGGACTACCCGAGGGAGTGGGTGGTCGACGAGGTGAAGTTCTGGAACGAGCAGTACCTCCTGGAGGCCTTTTTGACCATGAACCGCGAGTTCCGCGTGGTAGCGGGCCTCAGCTACCTGAAGCTCAACCACTATGACCTCCTTTGCGCCTGCTGCCCGGTCTTTGCCCGGCAGGGGGGCGGCCCCGGTTCGATGTGGCTTAGGAGGGAGCAGGCGCGGCCATGA
- a CDS encoding glycosyltransferase family 2 protein yields the protein MKISVITICYNSARHIEKAMASVLAQSYPDLEYILVDGGSVDGTVDIIREHAARDARIKWVSEPDRGISDAMNKGVALATGEVIAHLHSDEYYLDREVLAEVAATFRRSPGALWATGGFHFVDSQGRFLKEIKVRRYCYRRLIHSNIILHPATFIQRDAFLAAGGFDLGVHYCMDYHLWLRLGAMGDPVPIRRAVACFGVHGGSRSLAQAEAAYAEELKVRLDFLKSRSMWQFPYRLEYQVKKRLNRLFVRRLFAAADAPPKEAP from the coding sequence ATGAAGATAAGCGTCATAACGATCTGCTACAACAGCGCCCGCCACATCGAGAAGGCGATGGCGAGCGTCCTTGCCCAGTCGTACCCGGATCTCGAGTATATCCTCGTGGACGGAGGCTCCGTCGACGGCACGGTGGACATCATTCGGGAACACGCGGCGCGGGATGCGCGGATAAAGTGGGTCTCCGAGCCGGACCGCGGCATCTCCGACGCCATGAACAAGGGAGTGGCCCTCGCCACGGGGGAGGTGATCGCCCACCTGCACTCGGACGAGTACTACCTGGACCGGGAGGTGCTGGCCGAGGTGGCGGCGACCTTCCGCCGCTCTCCCGGAGCACTCTGGGCCACCGGCGGCTTCCACTTCGTGGACTCGCAAGGGCGCTTTCTCAAAGAGATCAAGGTGCGCCGTTACTGTTACCGGAGGCTCATCCACTCGAACATCATCCTGCACCCGGCCACCTTCATACAGCGCGACGCCTTCCTTGCCGCCGGAGGCTTCGACCTCGGTGTCCACTACTGCATGGACTACCATCTCTGGCTCAGGCTCGGGGCCATGGGCGACCCGGTTCCCATCCGCCGGGCCGTCGCCTGTTTCGGTGTCCATGGCGGTAGCCGTTCGCTGGCTCAGGCCGAGGCGGCCTACGCCGAGGAACTCAAGGTGCGCCTGGATTTTCTGAAGAGCCGCTCCATGTGGCAGTTTCCCTACCGACTCGAGTACCAGGTGAAGAAGCGGCTGAACCGGCTCTTCGTGCGCAGGCTGTTCGCGGCTGCGGACGCGCCCCCAAAGGAGGCACCGTGA
- a CDS encoding glycosyltransferase family 2 protein, translated as MTGLRPKVSVVIPCYNHGIYLDEAVDSVLAQSFTDFEIVIVNDGSTDPYTVDLLARYRRPKTRVLHTENAGVSSARNSGIAAAQGDYILPLDADDRIAPSYLEKGVAILDARPEVGIVYCDEQMFGERDDVWIMPEYDPVALLFDNQIFPSAFFRKSDWEKVGGYSSRFVYGWEDWDFWITMSTLKKEVTKIPELLYYYRIRSESRDHSMRVWQKIAMMSLIILRHKTLYLNNTHLLCHKILQLTIKYMKSAFLRHDKHTG; from the coding sequence GTGACCGGCTTACGACCGAAGGTGTCGGTGGTGATTCCCTGCTACAACCACGGCATCTACCTCGACGAGGCGGTGGACTCGGTCCTCGCGCAAAGCTTTACCGACTTCGAGATCGTCATCGTCAACGACGGCTCCACCGATCCCTACACGGTCGATCTCCTTGCGCGTTACCGCCGCCCGAAAACCCGGGTCCTGCACACCGAAAACGCCGGCGTCTCCAGTGCGAGAAACAGCGGCATCGCAGCCGCCCAGGGTGACTACATCCTGCCGCTCGATGCCGACGACCGCATCGCCCCGAGTTACCTCGAAAAGGGGGTCGCCATACTCGACGCCCGCCCCGAGGTCGGTATCGTCTACTGCGACGAGCAGATGTTCGGGGAGCGTGACGACGTCTGGATCATGCCCGAGTACGATCCCGTCGCGCTGCTCTTCGACAACCAGATCTTTCCGTCCGCCTTTTTCAGGAAGAGCGACTGGGAGAAGGTGGGGGGATACAGTTCCCGCTTCGTCTACGGGTGGGAGGACTGGGACTTCTGGATCACCATGTCCACTCTTAAGAAAGAGGTGACAAAGATACCGGAGCTGCTGTACTATTACCGCATTCGCAGCGAGTCTCGCGATCATTCGATGCGTGTATGGCAGAAGATCGCGATGATGTCGCTCATAATCCTGCGGCACAAAACCCTGTACTTGAATAACACCCACCTTCTTTGTCACAAGATCCTCCAGTTGACGATCAAGTACATGAAGTCGGCTTTTCTTCGGCATGACAAACACACCGGCTAA
- a CDS encoding ABC transporter permease translates to MAEQQEIVITPGTGALHYWREIWRYRELFLYLAWRDIVVRYKQTAIGVAWCVIRPLLTMLVFTLVFGMLAKLPSNGVPYPLMVFAAMLPWQFFASALSESSNSLIGNANLLTKVYFPRLIVPVGAIMVSLVDFLVSCVILAGLMAWYRCVPDFRILLLPVFLLLLVLSSLGAGLWFCALNVQYRDFRYVVPFLLQLGLYVSPVGFSSSIVPDAWRSLYFLNPMVGVIDGFRWALLGDGFPVNWSGLAFSSLLAVLILASGVWYFRITERSFADVV, encoded by the coding sequence ATGGCAGAACAGCAAGAGATTGTCATAACGCCCGGGACCGGCGCGCTCCACTACTGGCGCGAGATCTGGCGCTACCGTGAGCTGTTTCTATATCTGGCATGGCGCGATATCGTGGTCCGCTACAAGCAAACGGCGATAGGGGTTGCGTGGTGCGTGATCCGGCCGCTTTTGACCATGCTGGTGTTCACCCTGGTGTTCGGCATGCTCGCCAAGCTCCCTTCCAACGGGGTTCCCTATCCGCTGATGGTCTTCGCGGCGATGCTCCCCTGGCAGTTCTTCGCCAGCGCTCTCTCCGAAAGCAGCAACTCGCTGATAGGTAACGCCAACCTTCTCACCAAGGTCTACTTCCCCCGGCTCATCGTTCCCGTCGGTGCCATCATGGTGAGTCTGGTCGACTTCCTCGTCTCCTGCGTGATCCTGGCCGGGCTCATGGCGTGGTACCGGTGCGTCCCTGACTTCAGGATACTGCTGCTTCCCGTCTTCCTCCTGTTGCTGGTGCTCTCGTCCCTGGGGGCAGGGCTATGGTTCTGCGCTCTCAACGTGCAATACCGCGACTTCCGCTACGTGGTGCCGTTTCTGCTGCAACTGGGGCTCTACGTTTCCCCGGTTGGCTTCTCCAGTTCCATCGTCCCCGATGCGTGGCGCTCCCTGTATTTCCTGAACCCGATGGTCGGCGTCATTGACGGCTTCCGCTGGGCGCTTCTTGGTGACGGCTTTCCCGTCAACTGGTCCGGTCTCGCCTTCTCGTCGCTTCTTGCGGTTCTCATACTGGCCAGCGGGGTATGGTACTTCCGCATCACTGAACGCAGTTTCGCGGATGTGGTCTGA
- a CDS encoding ABC transporter ATP-binding protein: MASVITVENLGKKYLLNRQAGRQSYVALRDVLAEGAKNAGRRLLGRGGAVCGAAGQEDFWALRDVCFEVKQGERVGIVGRNGAGKSTLLKILSRITPPTTGSVRLRGRVASLLEVGTGFHPELTGRENIYLNGAILGMGRSDVRRKFDEIVAFAEVEKFLDTPVKRYSSGMYVRLAFAVAAHLEPEILIVDEVLAVGDTQFQRKCLGRMEQAGRDGRTVLFVSHNMAAVRELCSKAIVLSAGRNIMEGGTDEAITTYLNSLQPSARRDVIRSKCDRFELKMPYWVNRKGEPVTGYRFGDDCILRFEFNFLVPVRRINPGFAVREAQGRRIFTSHLLDDGAFAFPDQFTGKVVIDTDLNLCSIAPGTYEVVFGVRDENEQNVLFSEGELWLEINRSGPAKNGAEGVLWHTSSWQLQRDIQ, from the coding sequence ATGGCTAGCGTCATTACGGTGGAAAATCTGGGCAAGAAGTATCTTCTTAACCGCCAGGCGGGGCGGCAGTCTTACGTGGCGTTGCGCGACGTGCTGGCGGAGGGGGCGAAAAACGCCGGGCGGCGCCTTCTTGGGCGAGGCGGCGCGGTCTGCGGCGCCGCCGGCCAGGAGGATTTCTGGGCGCTGCGGGACGTTTGCTTCGAGGTGAAGCAGGGGGAACGCGTCGGCATCGTCGGACGAAATGGAGCCGGAAAGTCGACGCTGCTTAAGATCCTGAGCCGCATCACCCCCCCTACCACCGGGAGCGTCCGGCTGCGCGGCAGGGTGGCGAGCCTGCTCGAGGTCGGTACCGGGTTTCATCCCGAACTCACCGGCCGCGAAAACATCTACCTGAACGGCGCCATCCTCGGGATGGGGCGGAGCGACGTCCGCAGGAAATTCGACGAGATCGTCGCCTTCGCCGAGGTGGAGAAGTTTCTGGACACGCCGGTGAAGCGCTACTCGTCCGGGATGTATGTGCGGTTGGCTTTCGCGGTCGCGGCCCACCTGGAGCCGGAAATCCTCATTGTGGACGAGGTGCTGGCGGTCGGAGACACGCAATTCCAGAGGAAATGCCTCGGGAGGATGGAGCAGGCGGGGAGAGACGGTCGTACCGTGCTCTTTGTCAGCCATAACATGGCGGCGGTGAGGGAGCTCTGCAGCAAGGCGATCGTCCTGTCTGCCGGGCGGAACATCATGGAGGGGGGGACCGACGAGGCGATCACCACGTACCTCAACTCGCTGCAGCCTTCCGCCAGGCGGGACGTCATCAGGTCGAAGTGCGACAGGTTCGAACTGAAGATGCCGTACTGGGTGAACCGCAAAGGCGAACCGGTCACGGGATACCGCTTCGGCGACGACTGCATCCTGCGCTTCGAATTCAACTTCCTTGTCCCGGTGCGGCGCATCAACCCCGGCTTCGCGGTACGGGAAGCGCAGGGACGGCGCATCTTCACCTCTCACCTACTTGACGACGGCGCCTTCGCCTTCCCCGATCAGTTCACGGGGAAGGTTGTCATCGACACCGACCTCAATCTCTGCTCCATCGCACCCGGAACCTACGAGGTGGTCTTTGGCGTTCGCGATGAGAACGAGCAGAACGTGCTCTTTTCGGAAGGGGAGCTCTGGCTTGAGATCAACCGGTCCGGACCGGCTAAAAACGGCGCCGAGGGCGTGCTGTGGCACACCAGCAGCTGGCAGTTACAACGGGATATCCAATGA
- a CDS encoding STELLO glycosyltransferase family protein, with protein MTKKTSLIITTINEPSVAVKAFSAIDGLALTVVGDKKTPQAWSCANTTYLPVDAQQQLGYAICRLLPYHHYARKNVGYLHAMKCGAEVIIDTDDDNVPKEGWGFPAFSGDYLQTPRDHGFVNVYSYFTDQHIWPRGFPLNLIRPGGAALPPLATGDIRIGVWQGLADGDPDVDAIYRLVLNKPCTFKEKEPLVLAEGTICPFNSQNTAFAREAFPLLYLPSFVTFRYTDILRGLVAQPIMWRCGLHLGFTQATVVQERNPHDYMQDFVSEIPCYLHADEVVEVVCGALRGDSSVADNLYLAYDALRRKGIVMEAEMELLSLWLKDLP; from the coding sequence ATGACGAAAAAGACAAGCCTCATCATCACGACCATCAACGAACCGTCGGTTGCCGTCAAGGCCTTCTCGGCCATCGACGGCCTGGCGCTGACCGTCGTGGGGGACAAGAAGACGCCGCAGGCTTGGTCATGCGCGAACACCACCTATTTGCCGGTGGACGCGCAGCAACAGCTGGGATACGCCATCTGTCGCCTGCTTCCGTATCATCACTACGCGCGCAAGAACGTCGGTTACCTCCACGCCATGAAGTGCGGGGCGGAGGTGATCATCGACACCGATGACGACAACGTTCCCAAGGAGGGGTGGGGCTTTCCTGCCTTTTCCGGCGACTACCTCCAGACGCCGCGGGACCACGGTTTCGTCAATGTCTACAGCTACTTCACCGATCAGCACATCTGGCCGAGGGGGTTTCCGCTCAACCTGATCAGGCCGGGCGGCGCAGCCCTTCCCCCCCTTGCCACGGGCGACATCCGGATCGGTGTCTGGCAGGGGCTTGCCGACGGCGACCCGGACGTCGATGCCATCTACCGCCTGGTGCTGAACAAGCCGTGCACTTTCAAGGAGAAAGAACCTCTCGTTCTCGCCGAGGGGACGATCTGCCCGTTCAATTCGCAGAACACGGCCTTTGCACGCGAGGCATTCCCGCTGCTCTACCTGCCGTCCTTCGTCACCTTCCGGTATACCGACATACTGAGGGGGCTTGTGGCACAGCCGATCATGTGGCGGTGCGGCCTTCACCTTGGCTTCACTCAGGCGACCGTCGTGCAGGAGCGAAACCCTCACGACTACATGCAGGATTTCGTTTCCGAGATCCCCTGTTACCTGCACGCCGACGAGGTGGTCGAGGTCGTCTGCGGCGCCCTGCGGGGTGACTCGTCGGTGGCCGACAACCTGTACCTGGCCTACGACGCCCTGCGCCGGAAGGGGATCGTCATGGAAGCCGAAATGGAGCTCCTCTCGCTTTGGCTGAAGGATCTCCCATGA
- a CDS encoding glycosyltransferase, with protein sequence MTGTNGEPILLSIIIPSFNQGHFIENAILSVTKQSYQNWELIIQDGNSGDETAEICLRYTAADPRISFVSEPDRGYADAVNKALKRCRGTVAAIQSSDDFYASDSVFSEAARIFRQHPALVMVSGYSVLADADFRQVLAPFDPQQNGFIRPETVFTLTNHFAQGATFFSVARALLVGGLDAEVDMVADTDFWVRLSNYHPAVVNSVYRTSQTWACVTIHEEQRSTKLHRFYLGRAKMALRHLRDDRIRLDHGFKERNAMNLIATAYDYYRLIGEDTAPVEELRQSLGASSPCEPLWRRVASRLGRGRRIAEDSSMHSLTTHALGHNLKWF encoded by the coding sequence ATGACCGGCACGAACGGGGAGCCGATCCTTCTTTCCATAATCATCCCGTCCTTCAACCAGGGGCACTTCATCGAGAACGCGATCCTGAGCGTGACCAAACAGAGCTATCAAAACTGGGAGCTCATCATCCAGGACGGCAATTCCGGTGACGAGACCGCGGAAATCTGCCTGCGCTACACCGCGGCCGACCCGCGCATCAGTTTCGTGAGTGAGCCCGACCGCGGTTACGCCGACGCCGTCAACAAGGCGCTCAAGCGCTGCCGGGGGACGGTCGCGGCCATCCAGAGCTCGGACGACTTCTACGCGAGCGACAGCGTCTTTTCCGAGGCAGCGCGCATCTTCCGGCAGCACCCTGCGCTCGTGATGGTTTCCGGCTACTCCGTTCTCGCCGATGCCGATTTCCGCCAGGTGCTCGCCCCGTTCGACCCGCAGCAAAACGGCTTCATCCGCCCGGAAACCGTCTTCACGCTCACCAATCATTTCGCCCAGGGCGCAACCTTCTTTTCCGTGGCCAGGGCGCTGCTGGTCGGTGGTCTCGACGCCGAGGTGGACATGGTCGCCGACACCGATTTCTGGGTGCGGCTCTCCAATTACCACCCCGCTGTGGTCAATAGCGTGTACCGCACCTCGCAGACGTGGGCCTGCGTCACCATCCACGAGGAGCAGAGGAGCACGAAGCTGCACCGCTTCTATCTCGGCCGGGCGAAAATGGCGCTACGGCATCTTAGAGACGACAGGATCCGTCTCGACCACGGCTTCAAGGAGCGAAACGCCATGAACCTGATCGCCACGGCCTACGATTACTACCGCCTGATCGGCGAGGATACCGCGCCGGTGGAGGAGCTGCGGCAGTCACTTGGTGCGAGCTCCCCGTGCGAGCCCCTGTGGCGGCGGGTCGCAAGCCGGCTTGGCAGGGGGCGGCGCATCGCCGAGGACAGCTCCATGCACAGCCTGACCACTCACGCTCTTGGCCACAACCTCAAATGGTTC